From Periophthalmus magnuspinnatus isolate fPerMag1 chromosome 1, fPerMag1.2.pri, whole genome shotgun sequence:
CATAAGTGAGGGAAcaatggagcgtgagattgacgggtggattggtgcagcatctgcagtgatgactgtggtggtaaagaaggagctgagtcaaaaggcaaagctcttatttactggtcaatctacattcctaccctcatctatggtcatgagctttgggtaatgaccgaaaggacaagattgtgcTTATGTTATACCATATTATTTCATTATCTTTCTCAAATACCACTTGTTATTTTTCAGGCTTGTCCCCTCCGGTCCTGCAAATTGATCAGACCATGCTGAGTGAAGGGGAGGAGCTCCAGGCCACCTGCACAGCTCCTGGAGAAACTGGGtctattatattttacttttatgaagACCTTAAAGAGAAGCGAGAAGAACGTGTGAACACAGACCAAGTGAAGGTGGCATTCCCCCTCAGCGGCCCAGGACACCACACCATACAGTGCTCATACACGGTCCTCATCCCCCCAGACTCCATCGTCTCAGAGAATAGCCACTCTGTGCATGTCTCTGTCAGAGGTGAGGGGTCAAAGACATAGAGACATAGACATAGACATAGATCTAAACAGGATGCAACCACTGAACTCTGGTTAGAaagatttaaagatttttttttaaatcactctATTTAACATACTCTATTCaatctattttttattgaaattgaGGTTGACTTAtattacaaatatttgaataaacaatattaaatgtaattcaacacattttttgtgGGTATTTTCCGGCCTTTTGTTGAACCTAGTACACAGACATTACTGTGCGcaggctctccacagatctagtCGATAACTTGGCCTGTTTGCATTACCtaattgtctccatgtagatagacTATTTTAATGCTATGCTACTGTAGAACCTTCAAGGcacatctatggagacaagcaggtggcagaacatCCACCTGAAAGTttacatagtgaatctttaaagAGACCAATCCACAGTTATCTGGACCAATGAAATTGCCTACACAAACCGAGCAGAAAATGTGgattcagttacattttttaagactgtaaactTATGGAATACAATATCTTCCCCCCCCCACAGAGCTGTCCATTGTGCCCGTACTGGAAATCTCCCCTCAGTACAAAGTGTATGAGGGGGACCAGCTCAGCATGTCCTGTGGAGTTCGAGACATTTATCATCATTTTGACTCAGTGCTTGTGTATCTGAGTCAGGGCATGAATATGCTGAAGAGTGGACAGACAAAAGTGAACCACACCATGACAGTTCTGGCCAAAGACGAGGCAGAGTTTGAGTGTCGCTTAGAGGCAGGAAAAGTGGTGAAGGCTGTGACCAAGGTTGTCCCTGTCACTGGTGCGTATGTttggttatttattattaggaTCCTATGGACCTCAATAGCTTGgttcccattcattttttccccatagactCTCCTAAAAAATGTTTTCCTAATATAATGGACGTTAGTTACCTCATAGCTGGTTAACCTTAGAGTCTGAACTttaaatattagattttttccaAAAGTCTATggagaaaatgaatggaaaaccGGAACCAGAGTAGACTTCAGAGTGGGTGGAACTATTGAGGTCCATCTGCCATTGCTTTGTCAAATTTTCCTTTTCCTGTCTAAAGCTgcaaaagtatcaatatcatAATAACATCAAGTTTATTTTTCTCACAAAAATGtactgttttgtttagtttagttttataatGAGAATGTCTATTTTTAAAAGGTAGATTTTATGTATTACTTTCGGTACTAAATCCTAAATAAGCCTATAATATTGCAACTTGATTTTGTCtatgttcagtgttttgttttgtctattttgtttttttgtttttttcagcccAGGCAtgcacattttaatttcaaTATAAATGAAGTCACTGTGTCAAAAAGAATATTAAAATATCTCAATAATATCAATATCACAGtagtttactttaaaaaaaagtatcgaCATTGAGTTGTTATGCtgttatcgtgacaacactatatTATTTACCCTTTTATTGTTCCTCTCGTCAGAGCTGTTTTCAGTGCCCACTCTGACCATGAATCCAGAGGAGGTTTTCCAAAAAGAATTAATGAAACTCATTTGTAAAAGTGATGAGATTGCGTCCGAGCGATTGTCCAGTGAAGACCTGACGTACGCCATCGACCCTCCTCAGATGCAcctggaggagaagaagagaggagagttcTCTGGAAAAGCTTTAGCCGTGGAGTTCAACTACAGCTGTATCGCCAGGGCCAAGGGCATCTTGAAGCACAGCAGAACACTCACTGTTCGCCCAAAAGGTagatttttacaatattatgtTGCTCAATCTGGTTGGTTCTCAACCTGGGGGTCACATGATATCGGAGAATAATTTTATGAAAACTCTTAATTAAATAACACTTCATATGCACTGGTAAATGTAGATTCCTTTTTGCTGCCTTACCATTTATCCAGGCCTATGTCTTGCAAATAGCAGCAAACATTAGACATAAAGCTATTTTATAATTTTGCAAGTAGCCCATTTTCGTGTTTGGGGGTCGTGTTATGAGGGTCGTCACTACACaaatttgagaaccactgcaggTAATTAATCTGTAAGTGATAACAATAGGGTGAATTAGGATAGCTACATTTATTTCAACGGTCATataaaaaagcacaaatcaTATTGCTCTATAAATACTCTAATCATATGCTCATATCTCAAAGGGgtacagattttttaaaacagcAAGAGAGCAGGCCCACATTTCTCACTCTAAAATATTTTCATCATATTATGTTTTCTAAGTAACCAATATTCACCTgtttctctgctcctgtttagtGGCTGTATCCATCCCTAAGATCTCCGTTGTGGATAGGGCTATTATTGGCAAACCCTTTAAGATTCGCTGTAAGTCGGATAACGGCAGCCTGCCCATAAACTACACCCTGATTTCTGACTACAAAcaagtttccatggtgacagtgAGCATCCCATCTGAGGAGGCTTTGTTCAACGTGACGGTGAACAAACCTAAAGACATCCGCAAGTTCTTCTGTGAGGCACGTAACGGCCAACAACAGTCCCAGCTCAGCCGCAGTCTGGATGCTACGGTCATAGGTAAATCTGCTACTcacagaaaaagagggagggagagagatagaatgTGGTTGGTagtgagggacagagagagagagatatagagACCATATAGATAGAGACCAACGTCTGTCTCGGGGATAAAATATAAGTAATTCAGATTCGGAAAACTGGAGCACCTGTGtaccatgtgtgtatactattTGATGTATTAAAAGAAAGTGCAGAAGGTTAGTTAACCTGCTTTATAGATCCAGAAATATTAAATTTTTTAATGCTGCACTAAACAACTTTCCTCCTATGAGGTCCATCAGCTGTttggttattgctttgtctggagaTTTTGACTGTTTTCAACTTTTCATTCTTGCAGATATTCAATGATATGTATTTTACATGCCATGAaaggggtcacctctccacagatctggcctgtaccTTGGCCTGGTAAAGTCACCTGCTTTTCGCCATAGGGATATGcaggtttaataccatactgtgaatcATTCTATGTAAAGTAACAAGCAAGGAGTAGACCTAAGTTCCACCAGAACAggtacatattgtacctttaattttgtgtaattaaaacATATTAGTTACAATTTGACTTTAAAGGATATCTTCAGTAAGGTCCCACAATAGGTGTGATGTGACAAGTTATTGGTATGAAAATTGGTCTGAAAATGTCTCACAAATATTGCAAAAGATGaactttaaatctgtcaactggacagagagtgaagacattttgctgctcatccaagctgcttcttcagttctggtcagattgctggtggccactgacttatatctgtctgaaaggaggagctaactacactgaaactgtaaacatctattgtctccagtttcagctgaaactaccctgtTCAGCTTCTCTAccattaatttttttcaattGGATGTTTATGAAACTCAAATTACATTTCAGACTGTTCTGTTATTCTGTACATAACGTAAAATCTAATAAGAAACAATTCTACAAAGTGCATGAAATATCAATGCTCTTTCTTCTGCAGAGCCTGTGTCTcagtgtcatgatgtcagtttccctgtcctcccgtgctctctccccctcccctacctgtgtgtctggagctgggtggagtgcctgactcctcccgtgcacacctggggtgcatcagcctaatcaccaccacctgctgctgagtacaagaaggcttggcagtctacactcggtgccagaccgtccgcgtgtaaaacattcctgcctctactcgcccagctcctgccgccacgttccagtcctggtatcgcttccagctcgtcttgtctcctgctcgtctcgtctcctgctcgtctcgtctcctgctcgtctcgtctcctgctcgtctcgtctcctgtccggtcctggtctctggtttgtcacccgctccccgctctggtcttcgtctgatccgcctgccctggtaccgcacctgcttctatccccgtcctggtcctgtcctgcccgcctctacctgcaccgcacccgcctgacccgtctcccgctccccggttcctgtacctgctcttgtgacctgtttaaagactgcattttcaccgctgtaaataaacactgttaaaactgctctggtctgcatcctttggtcctatccgcaccgttacgacagaacggtctggccactatggaccaagcaggctcagatccggaccagacgcgccgcctcacgcactctcaccccgaggcggtgctgggtcagcatgaacaatccattcggactctattggagctaaatcagacattgtcccagcaggtggcacagcttaaccaccaggtggccgcgctcctcgtcaccccgcctgctgcagccggagcgccgccacgcctcccggagccgagaggcacggatccggagccgtatgctggacaacctcacctctgtcgcggattcctgttccagtgcgagttcatgttccagcaatgcccttctcgtttcagctcgggggccaccaagatccgatatatatgtggattactccggggcagagctctccagtgggcagaggcgcgcctaatgaagacgtctgtggatagcctggattttaatgaatttgtgtccacgtttaagctggtgtttgaccacccgcactaccaggacaatgctgcctcccggttattgactctcagccagggctccaggacggtagcggattattccattgaattctggacacatgcggcggagctggactggacggacagcgcgctgcgggctgtgtttgtgcggggcctgaacgagactttgaaagatgaattggtttcccgggacgaaccccccgacctgcggaccctcatctccctcactcaccgtatagacaaccgcctacgggctcgtcgccgagagagacgccggtcaccggtcccgccggagccacgcgctgccccgcccccgccggatgagcccatgcaactcgacaggacccttgtgtcggccgaggagcgtcaacggaggcgtcgtctggccggggcttgcctctactgcggtgagcgcggacattatgtggtcacttgcccagttcggccaaaagggggggcccaccagtagcactgggagtactggtgggcgagcaacacatcctggactcttctaatagactgcggctcagcgccaccctgtgcgttcgcacagagaccttatgcgtttccgcccttatcgactccggggctgagagggactttattgatgcccaagtcgcggagcagctcggggtctacctggagcccctcgaacgccccttaaatgcccaggggctcaatggacgttttctggggcacatcactcacatcacagaacctgtcaccgtgattctgtccggcaaccaccaagagaaccgtcagtttcatgtcctgtcctcctccgcttctcctctggtccttggttacccctggctacgcgcccacaaccctgttttcgattgggccaggggcggagtttcgggctggagtcccgattgccacgccaagtgccttcggtccgccctccctccggccgggaggtccgttcctgtcgctgatccgtccccagacacccccaatctgtcctcggtgcctgctgaatatcacgacctgggggaggtttttagcaagagcaaggccctctctttaccgccccaccgtccatatgactgcgccattgacctcctgccgggtgccccactaccatctagcaggctatataacctgtctaaacctgaacgcgagtcaatggaggactatatccgtgggtccctggctgccggaatcatccgcccgtccacttcacccgtgggagcggggttcttctttgtggctaagaaggacaaatccctgcggccttgcattgattaccggggtctgaacaatataactgtaaagaataaatacccgcttcccttactggactcggcatttacgcccctccacggtgcgaccatcttctcaaagttggatttgcggaatgcgtaccacctggtgcgcatcagggagggagacgaatggaagacggccttcaagacacccctgggacatttcgaatacttggttatgcccttcggtctcaccaacgcccctgccgtattccaagccctcatcaacgatgtgctccgtgatttccttaaccgattcgtctttgtttacttggatgacatcttgattttctcgcggtccccccaggagcatcatcagcacgttcgccaggttctccagcgcctcctcgagaataaactgttcgtgaaagctgagaaatgcgagtttcacgcagaggaggtcagctttttgggcttcattgtggggcggggccaagtaagagctgaccctgaaaagatccaggctgtcactgagtggcccgttcctaccagccggagacagctccagagatttatcggctttgccaatttttatagacgtttcatccgggattttagtagggttatctcgcccttaactaaactcacctctcctgctttgccgtttgcctggtctcctgaggcgcagacagccttcgagaagcttaagagactatttacctccgctcccatcctgcaccagcccgacccttcacggcaattcatcgtggaggtcgacgcctccgactcgggagtgggggccgtgctttcgcagaggttcgacccccacaaccgcctctgtccctgcgccttcttttcccggcgattgtcctcggccgaggtcaattatgacgtgggggatcgggagctccttgc
This genomic window contains:
- the pecam1b gene encoding platelet endothelial cell adhesion molecule isoform X1 — translated: MGLLLLLTSVLFYSYMGSMTGVDAQSRFTIRSISLSLEPGENVTRDTKVTVRCSAVVSSSGVQPLSREYTIYKDGIVVYSKTTSSTEDLLYVLSHARVSYTGKYKCKISIEGKSQSSEARRLTVTGLSPPVLQIDQTMLSEGEELQATCTAPGETGSIIFYFYEDLKEKREERVNTDQVKVAFPLSGPGHHTIQCSYTVLIPPDSIVSENSHSVHVSVRELSIVPVLEISPQYKVYEGDQLSMSCGVRDIYHHFDSVLVYLSQGMNMLKSGQTKVNHTMTVLAKDEAEFECRLEAGKVVKAVTKVVPVTELFSVPTLTMNPEEVFQKELMKLICKSDEIASERLSSEDLTYAIDPPQMHLEEKKRGEFSGKALAVEFNYSCIARAKGILKHSRTLTVRPKVAVSIPKISVVDRAIIGKPFKIRCKSDNGSLPINYTLISDYKQVSMVTVSIPSEEALFNVTVNKPKDIRKFFCEARNGQQQSQLSRSLDATVIEPVSQPLLTVIPSPSETTEGSNLIFICSIRGTPPVTFKVYRYGKDEPVFTRTSAENNTNFEFPKLAKDDSGIYYFEAFNHANNIVISDPVNIQVRLAMWKKIVIGSFCLLALCVLVVVCVLCYKTHRATRAVDRTTVSVWTERPPQASEENSVVSNEPDVEYTEVVHPRSADPARAPLKKGTDTVYSELQKSPHGEADPHPYGSVEYADLNGEQPDMNNYPLNHYHHELPVPVD
- the pecam1b gene encoding platelet endothelial cell adhesion molecule isoform X7, with protein sequence MGLLLLLTSVLFYSYMGSMTGVDAQSRFTIRSISLSLEPGENVTRDTKVTVRCSAVVSSSGVQPLSREYTIYKDGIVVYSKTTSSTEDLLYVLSHARVSYTGKYKCKISIEGKSQSSEARRLTVTGLSPPVLQIDQTMLSEGEELQATCTAPGETGSIIFYFYEDLKEKREERVNTDQVKVAFPLSGPGHHTIQCSYTVLIPPDSIVSENSHSVHVSVRELSIVPVLEISPQYKVYEGDQLSMSCGVRDIYHHFDSVLVYLSQGMNMLKSGQTKVNHTMTVLAKDEAEFECRLEAGKVVKAVTKVVPVTELFSVPTLTMNPEEVFQKELMKLICKSDEIASERLSSEDLTYAIDPPQMHLEEKKRGEFSGKALAVEFNYSCIARAKGILKHSRTLTVRPKVAVSIPKISVVDRAIIGKPFKIRCKSDNGSLPINYTLISDYKQVSMVTVSIPSEEALFNVTVNKPKDIRKFFCEARNGQQQSQLSRSLDATVIEPVSQPLLTVIPSPSETTEGSNLIFICSIRGTPPVTFKVYRYGKDEPVFTRTSAENNTNFEFPKLAKDDSGIYYFEAFNHANNIVISDPVNIQVRLAMWKKIVIGSFCLLALCVLVVVCVLCYKTHRGRQTYSPPSAPS
- the pecam1b gene encoding platelet endothelial cell adhesion molecule isoform X6, with protein sequence MGLLLLLTSVLFYSYMGSMTGVDAQSRFTIRSISLSLEPGENVTRDTKVTVRCSAVVSSSGVQPLSREYTIYKDGIVVYSKTTSSTEDLLYVLSHARVSYTGKYKCKISIEGKSQSSEARRLTVTGLSPPVLQIDQTMLSEGEELQATCTAPGETGSIIFYFYEDLKEKREERVNTDQVKVAFPLSGPGHHTIQCSYTVLIPPDSIVSENSHSVHVSVRELSIVPVLEISPQYKVYEGDQLSMSCGVRDIYHHFDSVLVYLSQGMNMLKSGQTKVNHTMTVLAKDEAEFECRLEAGKVVKAVTKVVPVTELFSVPTLTMNPEEVFQKELMKLICKSDEIASERLSSEDLTYAIDPPQMHLEEKKRGEFSGKALAVEFNYSCIARAKGILKHSRTLTVRPKVAVSIPKISVVDRAIIGKPFKIRCKSDNGSLPINYTLISDYKQVSMVTVSIPSEEALFNVTVNKPKDIRKFFCEARNGQQQSQLSRSLDATVIEPVSQPLLTVIPSPSETTEGSNLIFICSIRGTPPVTFKVYRYGKDEPVFTRTSAENNTNFEFPKLAKDDSGIYYFEAFNHANNIVISDPVNIQVRLAMWKKIVIGSFCLLALCVLVVVCVLCYKTHRGKKEGASELSVRSARL
- the pecam1b gene encoding platelet endothelial cell adhesion molecule isoform X4, yielding MGLLLLLTSVLFYSYMGSMTGVDAQSRFTIRSISLSLEPGENVTRDTKVTVRCSAVVSSSGVQPLSREYTIYKDGIVVYSKTTSSTEDLLYVLSHARVSYTGKYKCKISIEGKSQSSEARRLTVTGLSPPVLQIDQTMLSEGEELQATCTAPGETGSIIFYFYEDLKEKREERVNTDQVKVAFPLSGPGHHTIQCSYTVLIPPDSIVSENSHSVHVSVRELSIVPVLEISPQYKVYEGDQLSMSCGVRDIYHHFDSVLVYLSQGMNMLKSGQTKVNHTMTVLAKDEAEFECRLEAGKVVKAVTKVVPVTELFSVPTLTMNPEEVFQKELMKLICKSDEIASERLSSEDLTYAIDPPQMHLEEKKRGEFSGKALAVEFNYSCIARAKGILKHSRTLTVRPKVAVSIPKISVVDRAIIGKPFKIRCKSDNGSLPINYTLISDYKQVSMVTVSIPSEEALFNVTVNKPKDIRKFFCEARNGQQQSQLSRSLDATVIEPVSQPLLTVIPSPSETTEGSNLIFICSIRGTPPVTFKVYRYGKDEPVFTRTSAENNTNFEFPKLAKDDSGIYYFEAFNHANNIVISDPVNIQVRLAMWKKIVIGSFCLLALCVLVVVCVLCYKTHRDAVPGYEGIEGGVTNGTRASVTALPANTSYSVSAAV
- the pecam1b gene encoding platelet endothelial cell adhesion molecule isoform X3; this translates as MGLLLLLTSVLFYSYMGSMTGVDAQSRFTIRSISLSLEPGENVTRDTKVTVRCSAVVSSSGVQPLSREYTIYKDGIVVYSKTTSSTEDLLYVLSHARVSYTGKYKCKISIEGKSQSSEARRLTVTGLSPPVLQIDQTMLSEGEELQATCTAPGETGSIIFYFYEDLKEKREERVNTDQVKVAFPLSGPGHHTIQCSYTVLIPPDSIVSENSHSVHVSVRELSIVPVLEISPQYKVYEGDQLSMSCGVRDIYHHFDSVLVYLSQGMNMLKSGQTKVNHTMTVLAKDEAEFECRLEAGKVVKAVTKVVPVTELFSVPTLTMNPEEVFQKELMKLICKSDEIASERLSSEDLTYAIDPPQMHLEEKKRGEFSGKALAVEFNYSCIARAKGILKHSRTLTVRPKVAVSIPKISVVDRAIIGKPFKIRCKSDNGSLPINYTLISDYKQVSMVTVSIPSEEALFNVTVNKPKDIRKFFCEARNGQQQSQLSRSLDATVIEPVSQPLLTVIPSPSETTEGSNLIFICSIRGTPPVTFKVYRYGKDEPVFTRTSAENNTNFEFPKLAKDDSGIYYFEAFNHANNIVISDPVNIQVRLAMWKKIVIGSFCLLALCVLVVVCVLCYKTHRGKKEGASELSVKPAYPKSDETLTMNLTHETPVYDMPTDAVPGYEGIEGGVTNGTRASVTALPANTSYSVSAAV
- the pecam1b gene encoding platelet endothelial cell adhesion molecule isoform X2, with the protein product MGLLLLLTSVLFYSYMGSMTGVDAQSRFTIRSISLSLEPGENVTRDTKVTVRCSAVVSSSGVQPLSREYTIYKDGIVVYSKTTSSTEDLLYVLSHARVSYTGKYKCKISIEGKSQSSEARRLTVTGLSPPVLQIDQTMLSEGEELQATCTAPGETGSIIFYFYEDLKEKREERVNTDQVKVAFPLSGPGHHTIQCSYTVLIPPDSIVSENSHSVHVSVRELSIVPVLEISPQYKVYEGDQLSMSCGVRDIYHHFDSVLVYLSQGMNMLKSGQTKVNHTMTVLAKDEAEFECRLEAGKVVKAVTKVVPVTELFSVPTLTMNPEEVFQKELMKLICKSDEIASERLSSEDLTYAIDPPQMHLEEKKRGEFSGKALAVEFNYSCIARAKGILKHSRTLTVRPKVAVSIPKISVVDRAIIGKPFKIRCKSDNGSLPINYTLISDYKQVSMVTVSIPSEEALFNVTVNKPKDIRKFFCEARNGQQQSQLSRSLDATVIEPVSQPLLTVIPSPSETTEGSNLIFICSIRGTPPVTFKVYRYGKDEPVFTRTSAENNTNFEFPKLAKDDSGIYYFEAFNHANNIVISDPVNIQVRLAMWKKIVIGSFCLLALCVLVVVCVLCYKTHRATRAVDRTTVSVWTERPPQAPLKKGTDTVYSELQKSPHGEADPHPYGSVEYADLNGEQPDMNNYPLNHYHHELPVPVD
- the pecam1b gene encoding platelet endothelial cell adhesion molecule isoform X5 gives rise to the protein MGLLLLLTSVLFYSYMGSMTGVDAQSRFTIRSISLSLEPGENVTRDTKVTVRCSAVVSSSGVQPLSREYTIYKDGIVVYSKTTSSTEDLLYVLSHARVSYTGKYKCKISIEGKSQSSEARRLTVTGLSPPVLQIDQTMLSEGEELQATCTAPGETGSIIFYFYEDLKEKREERVNTDQVKVAFPLSGPGHHTIQCSYTVLIPPDSIVSENSHSVHVSVRELSIVPVLEISPQYKVYEGDQLSMSCGVRDIYHHFDSVLVYLSQGMNMLKSGQTKVNHTMTVLAKDEAEFECRLEAGKVVKAVTKVVPVTELFSVPTLTMNPEEVFQKELMKLICKSDEIASERLSSEDLTYAIDPPQMHLEEKKRGEFSGKALAVEFNYSCIARAKGILKHSRTLTVRPKVAVSIPKISVVDRAIIGKPFKIRCKSDNGSLPINYTLISDYKQVSMVTVSIPSEEALFNVTVNKPKDIRKFFCEARNGQQQSQLSRSLDATVIEPVSQPLLTVIPSPSETTEGSNLIFICSIRGTPPVTFKVYRYGKDEPVFTRTSAENNTNFEFPKLAKDDSGIYYFEAFNHANNIVISDPVNIQVRLAMWKKIVIGSFCLLALCVLVVVCVLCYKTHRGKKEGASELSVLHTLNQMRL